A single genomic interval of Chitinophaga sp. 180180018-3 harbors:
- the porV gene encoding type IX secretion system outer membrane channel protein PorV, with protein MIRKVTMGLVFIYGTFISFKASAQISNPGQTDGRTNVINTAVPFLRITPDARSGAMGDVGVALSPDANSIYNNLSKLPFADNDAGVAVTYTPWLKELVNDVFLANLSGFKKLDDKQALGASLRYFSLGTINFTDITGTPTGDFRPRELAFDMGYARKLSDHFGIGLTARYIYSNLAGGQSANSVIIRPGKAFAADLSGFYTKDFEKADGLVNRLNIGMSISNIGTKISYLSSAVNKDFLPTNLAIGSAYTVSLDEQNQLTFALDINKLLVPTPDSAGKYKEKSSLEGIFSSFGDAPGGFKEELQELMYSVGMEYWYSNLLAVRAGYFNENKNKGNRKYFTAGVGIKYEGFGLNFSYLVPSGSGIQRNPLSNTLRFTLTVDLGRKDDNSRTGW; from the coding sequence ATGATCCGAAAGGTAACAATGGGCCTTGTGTTCATTTACGGTACTTTCATAAGTTTTAAAGCCTCAGCTCAGATTTCAAACCCCGGGCAGACAGATGGGCGTACAAATGTCATCAACACCGCAGTTCCATTTCTGAGAATTACACCGGATGCACGCAGCGGAGCTATGGGAGATGTGGGAGTAGCATTGTCGCCGGACGCAAATTCTATTTATAATAACCTTTCTAAACTGCCGTTCGCAGATAATGATGCCGGCGTTGCAGTGACCTATACTCCCTGGCTGAAAGAGCTGGTGAATGACGTTTTCCTGGCTAACCTTTCGGGATTTAAGAAGCTGGATGATAAGCAGGCATTAGGTGCTTCATTGCGTTATTTTTCTTTGGGGACCATCAATTTTACAGATATCACCGGTACTCCCACAGGCGATTTCAGACCCCGTGAGCTGGCATTTGATATGGGGTATGCCCGCAAATTATCTGATCATTTCGGAATAGGATTAACTGCCCGTTATATCTACTCTAATCTTGCAGGCGGCCAAAGTGCCAATAGTGTGATCATTAGGCCAGGTAAGGCTTTTGCAGCAGACCTGTCAGGATTCTATACGAAAGATTTTGAGAAGGCCGACGGATTGGTGAACAGGTTGAATATCGGTATGTCTATCAGCAATATCGGTACTAAAATATCTTACCTCAGTTCTGCAGTGAATAAAGACTTTCTGCCAACCAATCTCGCAATCGGAAGTGCTTATACCGTTTCGCTGGATGAGCAGAACCAGCTTACCTTTGCATTAGACATTAACAAACTGCTGGTGCCTACCCCCGATTCTGCCGGGAAATATAAGGAAAAGAGCAGCCTGGAAGGAATATTCAGTTCTTTCGGCGATGCCCCTGGTGGATTTAAGGAAGAATTACAGGAGTTAATGTATTCTGTTGGTATGGAATACTGGTATAGTAACCTGCTGGCTGTTCGGGCCGGATATTTTAATGAAAACAAGAACAAAGGCAATCGTAAATACTTTACTGCCGGTGTAGGTATTAAGTATGAAGGCTTTGGCTTAAACTTCTCCTACCTGGTGCCCTCTGGTAGCGGTATTCAGCGAAATCCGCTGTCGAACACCCTGCGTTTTACACTAACAGTGGATCTGGGCCGGAAGGATGATAACAGCCGGACAGGCTGGTAA
- the porU gene encoding type IX secretion system sortase PorU, with translation MKLSYIFIGIFLVFFPGRHGIYAQGSLRQYKKNSVLATGSWYKVAVSAPGICKVSAALLRSMGVDTRQLPSTALRIYGYGGQMLGEAVNAFQYDDPPETDLYVNDGGDGIFDGDDYALFYAPGSHSWQYNTSFGTYSHQHNLYADTAWYFITVAGTGARMAIAPSVQPTGQSERTFDYHDFYERDSMNFLNSGKQWWGQEFSKVAGLTQSYRFQLPAPPEGSAAITLRVAARSGSGCNFNATVNGAAAVSNLYLLPVTDNVFEGVATAAAGTGTAGARGPELDVGVEFVPGNINDHGWLDYIEVQARCPLVLPSSGQLSFRSAHLLGSGGNSLFTLHNTNSQTQVWDVTDPQHPVSVYTVQAGDSLQFAGANDRLHEFVVFNPQAAVAPSFAGTIANQDLHGLPAADMLIITTPALRPAAERLAALHRSADQLQVNVVTVDQIYNEFASGSPDPTAIRNYVKMVWDRGPALRYLLLFGAASYDYRQRVKNNTNDIPSWQSYASLDAIRSYVSDDFFGILKDEADINSTGTPDRLDIGIGRIPARNAAEAGLMVDKIARYLQPSSFGVWRNRVTLIADDGDDNLHFRDAEKMSEVVADNAKQVNTGKIYIDAYPKEQGASGPVSPEVNKAIAAAINNGTLVLNYSGHGSSSRLAAENIMDVGSIDAWHNENALPLFITATCDFAPFDDPGITSLGHKVLLRHSGGAIALMTTTRAVFAASNQLMNANYLKAAFSPMADGKLPALGTAAMVAKNLTYNTSADAVNNRKFQLLGDPALALAFPVYRVVTDSINGRSVADGVDTLKGLGLYTISGHITDARGNLINDYSGILYTTIYDKPAVLKTRGNDQGSQAATYSLQRNILFQGTQTVASGKFSLTFVAPQYLREGAGRGKISYYTSNNVRDGGGYFDNFTTGGLSPDPVKKSSGPVISAWLDSRSFRNGGITGPDPLLIADISASNGIDISGNNEQFRITAIIDSTEYIVLNDYFEASLDSYRKGSILFPLNGMSTGAHRITIKAWDVYNNAATTTVFFKVAASGSLAVDEVRNYPNPFHDITRFTFVHNQQNGELQLTLQVFSITGQLVKTLRSTINSTAGRFDGMPWDGRSDSGAKLSAGLYVYRLIIKTSTGTKIRGGKLVLY, from the coding sequence ATGAAACTCAGTTATATTTTTATTGGAATATTCCTGGTATTCTTCCCGGGCAGGCATGGAATATATGCCCAAGGCAGTTTACGGCAGTATAAAAAAAATTCTGTGCTGGCAACCGGCTCCTGGTATAAAGTGGCCGTTAGTGCTCCCGGTATCTGTAAGGTCAGTGCAGCCCTGCTGAGAAGTATGGGGGTAGATACCAGGCAATTACCTTCCACTGCCCTCAGGATATATGGTTACGGCGGACAAATGCTCGGAGAAGCAGTGAATGCCTTTCAGTACGATGATCCGCCCGAAACAGATCTGTATGTGAATGACGGAGGCGACGGGATATTCGATGGGGATGATTATGCCCTTTTCTACGCACCCGGGTCACATAGCTGGCAATATAACACCAGCTTCGGTACCTATAGCCACCAGCATAATCTCTATGCCGATACAGCCTGGTACTTCATTACCGTGGCAGGTACCGGGGCAAGAATGGCGATAGCCCCATCCGTTCAGCCCACAGGCCAATCTGAACGCACATTTGATTACCACGATTTCTATGAGCGCGACAGCATGAACTTCCTCAACAGTGGAAAGCAATGGTGGGGGCAGGAATTCAGCAAAGTAGCCGGGTTGACCCAAAGTTACCGGTTTCAGCTGCCAGCCCCTCCCGAAGGATCCGCAGCCATAACACTACGGGTAGCCGCCCGCAGCGGGAGTGGCTGTAATTTCAATGCAACCGTTAATGGTGCTGCCGCGGTCAGTAACCTGTATCTGTTGCCGGTTACAGATAATGTATTCGAAGGTGTGGCCACTGCCGCTGCTGGTACCGGTACCGCTGGTGCCCGCGGGCCGGAGCTGGATGTGGGAGTTGAATTCGTGCCAGGTAATATCAATGATCATGGATGGCTCGATTACATAGAGGTGCAGGCCCGGTGCCCATTGGTACTTCCCTCATCCGGACAACTGAGCTTCCGAAGCGCCCATTTACTGGGTAGTGGCGGAAATTCATTGTTCACTCTGCATAATACCAATAGTCAGACGCAGGTGTGGGACGTGACAGATCCACAGCACCCTGTATCCGTGTATACTGTGCAGGCAGGCGATTCCCTGCAGTTTGCCGGTGCAAATGACCGTTTACATGAATTTGTGGTATTTAACCCACAGGCTGCTGTAGCGCCATCCTTTGCCGGAACTATTGCTAATCAGGACCTGCATGGGCTTCCGGCCGCCGATATGCTGATCATCACTACTCCCGCACTCCGGCCGGCAGCAGAGCGGCTGGCAGCTCTCCATCGTTCTGCAGATCAGCTGCAGGTAAACGTAGTTACTGTTGATCAGATTTATAATGAATTTGCATCCGGCTCGCCGGATCCTACAGCCATCCGCAATTACGTGAAAATGGTATGGGACCGGGGGCCGGCCTTGCGCTATCTGTTGCTTTTCGGGGCTGCTTCGTACGATTACCGGCAACGGGTAAAAAATAATACAAATGACATCCCCTCCTGGCAAAGCTATGCCTCCCTGGATGCCATCCGTTCTTATGTTTCCGACGATTTTTTCGGGATATTGAAAGATGAGGCAGATATTAACAGTACTGGTACGCCTGACCGGCTGGATATCGGCATTGGCCGAATACCGGCCAGAAATGCGGCTGAAGCAGGGCTGATGGTCGACAAAATTGCGCGCTACCTGCAGCCTTCTTCCTTTGGCGTGTGGCGTAACCGCGTAACACTGATTGCCGATGATGGAGACGATAACCTGCATTTCAGAGATGCGGAAAAGATGAGTGAAGTGGTTGCAGATAACGCGAAACAGGTAAATACCGGCAAGATCTACATCGATGCTTACCCTAAAGAGCAGGGAGCGTCCGGACCCGTTTCTCCAGAAGTGAATAAAGCCATCGCCGCTGCTATCAACAATGGAACCCTGGTATTGAATTATTCAGGGCATGGCAGCAGCTCCCGCCTGGCTGCCGAAAATATCATGGATGTCGGCAGCATCGATGCCTGGCATAATGAAAATGCACTCCCGCTGTTTATTACGGCTACCTGCGATTTCGCTCCATTCGATGATCCCGGAATTACTTCCCTCGGGCACAAAGTTCTTCTTCGGCACAGTGGAGGAGCCATTGCCCTAATGACTACTACCCGCGCGGTGTTTGCGGCTTCTAATCAGCTGATGAACGCCAACTACCTGAAAGCTGCTTTTTCTCCAATGGCCGACGGAAAGCTGCCGGCTCTTGGCACAGCCGCCATGGTGGCTAAAAATCTTACCTATAATACATCCGCGGATGCCGTCAATAACAGGAAATTTCAACTACTCGGCGACCCGGCACTGGCCCTGGCGTTCCCCGTATACAGGGTGGTGACCGACAGTATCAATGGACGAAGTGTGGCAGATGGCGTAGATACCCTGAAGGGGCTGGGATTGTACACCATCAGTGGCCATATTACAGATGCCCGCGGTAACCTGATCAATGACTACAGCGGAATATTATATACCACGATCTATGATAAGCCTGCTGTACTGAAAACCAGGGGGAACGACCAGGGGAGCCAGGCGGCCACTTATTCTCTGCAACGCAACATATTGTTCCAGGGCACACAAACTGTTGCCAGTGGAAAGTTTTCCCTTACATTTGTGGCACCGCAGTACCTTCGCGAAGGTGCCGGAAGGGGAAAGATCAGCTATTACACCAGTAATAATGTGCGTGATGGAGGTGGATATTTTGATAACTTTACCACCGGTGGCCTTTCACCTGATCCCGTTAAAAAGTCGTCAGGGCCGGTAATAAGCGCCTGGTTGGATAGTCGTAGTTTCCGGAATGGAGGGATAACCGGTCCGGATCCGTTATTGATCGCAGACATAAGCGCCAGCAATGGAATTGATATCTCGGGGAATAATGAACAATTCCGTATTACAGCCATTATCGATAGCACAGAATATATTGTTTTAAATGATTATTTTGAAGCATCTTTGGACAGTTATAGAAAAGGAAGCATATTGTTTCCCCTGAACGGGATGTCGACAGGTGCACACAGGATTACCATTAAAGCGTGGGATGTTTACAACAATGCTGCCACCACAACAGTTTTCTTTAAAGTAGCAGCATCGGGGTCGCTGGCAGTGGATGAGGTGAGAAATTACCCTAATCCTTTTCACGACATAACGCGTTTTACATTTGTACACAATCAACAGAATGGAGAGCTCCAGTTGACGTTGCAGGTGTTCTCGATAACAGGACAACTGGTGAAAACTTTGCGTAGCACAATAAATTCCACTGCCGGTCGTTTTGATGGCATGCCCTGGGATGGACGTAGTGATTCGGGAGCAAAATTGTCTGCAGGACTATATGTATACAGGTTGATTATTAAAACATCAACGGGAACGAAGATCCGGGGCGGTAAGTTGGTTTTATATTGA
- the ispF gene encoding 2-C-methyl-D-erythritol 2,4-cyclodiphosphate synthase, translating to MSRIRIGLGVDFHQLVEGRELWLGGVLVPHHKGALGHSDADVLLHAICDAMLGALSLGDIGVHFPDTDNTYKNIDSKILLTRCAQLIGEKGYQVVNVDSTLCLQAPKIKPYVASMQAVIAEILHIGIEDVSVKATTTEKLGFVGREEGVTAHAVVLLEHITQ from the coding sequence ATGAGCAGGATACGTATCGGATTAGGGGTAGATTTCCACCAGTTGGTTGAGGGACGGGAACTTTGGCTGGGCGGAGTATTGGTGCCGCACCATAAAGGAGCGCTTGGCCACAGCGATGCAGATGTATTGTTGCATGCCATATGTGATGCTATGCTGGGCGCGCTTTCCCTGGGAGATATCGGAGTGCATTTCCCGGATACTGACAACACTTACAAGAATATCGACAGCAAGATATTACTGACCCGTTGTGCCCAGTTGATAGGGGAAAAGGGGTACCAGGTGGTAAATGTAGACAGTACCCTTTGTTTACAGGCGCCGAAGATTAAACCATACGTAGCCTCCATGCAGGCAGTAATCGCTGAAATATTGCATATAGGTATCGAAGATGTATCTGTAAAGGCCACCACCACCGAGAAACTTGGATTTGTTGGCCGTGAAGAAGGTGTTACAGCGCATGCAGTTGTTTTGCTGGAGCACATCACCCAGTGA
- the dut gene encoding dUTP diphosphatase has protein sequence MADIIVKIINKSGNELPAYATKDAAGMDLRAHLETAVTLQPLERMLIPTGLFMELPAGYEAQLRPRSGLAIKQGLTLLNTPGTIDADYRGEIKIIMINLSNEPQIIQPGDRIAQMVIAPFIQAVIEPVTVLTETERGTGGFGHTGKS, from the coding sequence ATGGCAGATATTATAGTGAAAATTATCAATAAGTCTGGTAATGAATTGCCGGCCTATGCGACTAAAGATGCGGCAGGAATGGATCTTCGCGCTCACCTGGAAACAGCTGTCACCTTACAGCCTCTGGAAAGAATGTTGATACCCACCGGCCTGTTTATGGAACTGCCAGCAGGTTACGAGGCGCAGCTGCGGCCACGGAGCGGACTGGCTATCAAACAGGGGCTCACCCTGCTGAATACACCCGGCACGATAGATGCGGATTATCGGGGAGAAATCAAGATCATTATGATCAATTTATCTAACGAACCGCAAATAATACAGCCTGGTGACCGCATTGCCCAAATGGTTATTGCCCCTTTTATTCAGGCAGTAATCGAACCAGTAACAGTGCTGACTGAAACTGAAAGAGGTACAGGTGGTTTTGGACACACGGGCAAATCCTGA